In Kangiella koreensis DSM 16069, a single window of DNA contains:
- a CDS encoding NAD-glutamate dehydrogenase, with protein MASSNTSSKLLNDVKQLIETKAPKRQSELVKQFADIIYSSVSEDEFNERTPEQIFNSIYSLWQFIQDFDGTCKLRVHNPLTDDNNWKTKHTIIELNHADMPFLVDSIRMELNRHGIDVHLHIHVPIEVLRDKNGKVKSLNLCVDGECVESSHIETPMYLEIDKQLDDETVKQVEADLLRILADVRATVRDWQPMRDRLASIINELETTPPPLRKDRIDEALDFLRWVKANHFVLMGSRTYDLKKTKDDLVLKSVKDSGLGTLSDESKHLQYRLSQSPKGAQKLALSNEHILVLTKTSTVSSVHRPSHIDYIGIKRFNNQGEVIGEYRFFGLFTSAAYNMDPQFIPVLRKKIHNVLAESGLKEGGHDYKALKNILETYPRDELFQIPTLKLLNVAMGILHIQERRQVRAFVRRDPFGRYFSVLCFVPRDTYNTKVRLRMTEILSDAFGSKGEIEFNTHFSESNLVRTHFRVPVENAEAIEYDLQKLQADLQEAALSWEDVLMDTIEHHYEPSESIKLHKKYANAFSPGYQNQQSVLSAIADIKHIERLSEERPFDMLLYKKQIEGGLLRFKLFNREQPIPLSEVLPLLENMGLTVIDETPYKISSEALGTIWIMDFSVRHHQEIDVEAIRDNFQTAFAKAWTNQAEKDGFNRLIIATGLNWRQVAMLRAYAKYMWQIGFTFSQTYIEQTLSQYSNIAHGLVELFELRFNPEQEFNERKYSAHKRELRKIFEQVSNLDQDKIVNKYLEVIDATLRTNFYQKAEDGKDKSYISFKLKPSIITGIPKPVPMFEIFVYSPRVEGVHLRGGKVARGGLRWSDRREDFRTEVLGLVKAQQVKNSVIVPVGAKGGFVCKQLPTTGGRDAFFAEGVECYKTFIRALLDITDNYVSDKLVQPKDVVIHDEPDPYLVVAADKGTATFSDIANGISLEYGHWLGDAFASGGSNGYDHKAMGITAKGAWESVKRNFREMGIDCQSEDFTVVGCGDMSGDVFGNGMLLSKHIRLQVAFNHMHIFVDPNPDAAASYKERERLFNLPRSGWNDYNSSLISKGGGVFERSAKSISLTPEMKEMLGVKAKALSPNEFIHAALKMKVDLFWNGGIGTYLKSSKETHADVGDRANDSVRVNGSEMKARVVGEGGNLGCTQLGRIEYMLNGGRANTDFIDNAGGVNCSDNEVNIKILLNGVMAEHNMTEKQRNTLLAKMTDEVSEIVIEDNYRQIQSISITESRAPSMVKEHMRFVNALEKDVQLDRELEYLPSDEEMLERESKGQGLTRAELSVLLAYGKMQLKDSLRIPEVSEEKYFERYLVEYFPKPLRAKYADVMAKHPLRDEIIAMCVANEMVNLMGTNFAFRVIDEVGANIGEVAQCYAMAKETFDMQGLWSSIEALDNKVPANVQIQMMFQARRIVRRATRWFVRNRRKDQTIAEVVEYFRDGVVELQRNVHKTLESKEAQGIEREAQQLIAQGVPEKLARKVSLLSTMFSAMDIIELAKQYDLPILLVAEVYYKLGAEINLHWFLTQIIAQPVLNHWQAFARSAFREELDYQQRNLIEAVLPLTNKYKSADTRIKHFLAEHDDLLSRWQEMVTDFRQSSTHEFSKFSVALRELQILVQRSHRLIK; from the coding sequence ATGGCCAGTTCAAACACTTCTTCAAAGCTGTTAAACGATGTTAAGCAGCTGATCGAAACAAAAGCACCAAAACGTCAATCTGAGCTCGTAAAACAATTTGCTGACATTATATATAGCAGTGTCTCTGAAGATGAGTTCAATGAGCGCACTCCTGAGCAAATTTTCAATTCAATATATAGTCTGTGGCAGTTTATTCAGGATTTTGATGGGACTTGCAAGTTGCGTGTGCATAACCCACTAACTGATGATAATAACTGGAAAACCAAGCATACTATTATTGAGCTTAATCATGCCGATATGCCGTTTCTGGTTGACTCAATTAGAATGGAGTTGAATCGACATGGGATTGATGTCCATTTGCATATCCATGTTCCGATTGAAGTACTGCGCGATAAAAATGGCAAAGTAAAATCGCTTAATTTGTGTGTTGATGGAGAGTGTGTCGAAAGTTCTCATATTGAAACTCCGATGTATCTCGAAATCGATAAGCAGCTTGATGATGAAACTGTTAAACAGGTTGAAGCTGATTTGTTGAGAATTTTGGCTGATGTAAGAGCTACTGTTCGCGACTGGCAGCCAATGCGTGACAGGCTTGCAAGTATCATTAATGAGTTAGAAACAACACCGCCCCCTTTGCGTAAGGACAGAATTGATGAGGCTCTAGACTTTTTACGCTGGGTGAAAGCTAATCATTTCGTCTTAATGGGATCGCGCACTTATGACTTGAAAAAGACTAAAGACGATTTGGTTTTGAAATCAGTAAAAGATAGTGGCCTGGGTACTTTATCTGATGAAAGCAAACACCTTCAATATCGGTTGTCGCAGTCTCCTAAGGGTGCTCAGAAACTGGCACTGTCCAATGAACATATTTTAGTACTGACCAAAACAAGCACTGTTTCATCTGTTCATAGGCCGAGCCATATTGATTACATTGGAATTAAGCGCTTTAACAATCAAGGTGAAGTGATCGGCGAATACCGTTTCTTCGGCTTGTTCACTTCTGCTGCCTACAATATGGATCCGCAGTTTATTCCTGTTCTACGCAAGAAGATTCACAATGTCTTGGCTGAGTCAGGTTTGAAAGAAGGTGGTCATGATTACAAAGCACTAAAAAATATTTTGGAAACTTATCCAAGAGATGAATTATTCCAGATCCCAACATTAAAGTTACTTAATGTAGCGATGGGTATTCTACATATCCAGGAGCGCCGACAAGTTAGAGCCTTCGTGCGCCGCGATCCTTTTGGAAGATATTTTTCAGTTTTGTGTTTCGTGCCAAGAGATACCTACAATACTAAAGTACGTCTTCGTATGACAGAAATTCTGTCTGATGCATTTGGTAGTAAAGGTGAAATTGAATTTAATACACATTTCTCAGAGTCAAACCTGGTACGCACACACTTCCGTGTTCCGGTTGAAAATGCTGAAGCAATTGAGTATGACTTGCAGAAGCTTCAAGCGGACTTACAGGAAGCTGCGTTGAGCTGGGAAGATGTGTTGATGGATACCATTGAGCATCACTATGAGCCGTCCGAATCTATCAAATTGCATAAGAAGTATGCTAATGCCTTTTCACCCGGTTATCAAAATCAGCAAAGTGTTTTGTCGGCGATAGCGGATATTAAGCATATTGAGCGCCTCAGTGAAGAGCGTCCTTTTGATATGTTACTTTACAAGAAACAGATTGAAGGTGGCTTATTACGCTTTAAACTATTTAATCGCGAACAACCGATTCCATTATCCGAAGTATTGCCACTTTTGGAAAATATGGGCCTGACGGTAATTGATGAAACGCCTTATAAGATTTCATCTGAGGCGCTTGGCACCATCTGGATCATGGACTTTAGTGTCCGTCACCACCAGGAAATTGATGTCGAAGCGATTCGGGATAACTTCCAGACAGCCTTTGCTAAAGCCTGGACTAACCAGGCAGAGAAAGATGGCTTTAACCGCCTTATCATTGCGACAGGTTTAAATTGGCGTCAGGTTGCCATGTTACGAGCTTATGCTAAGTACATGTGGCAAATAGGTTTTACTTTTAGCCAAACTTATATTGAACAAACCCTATCGCAATACTCGAATATCGCTCATGGTCTTGTTGAGTTATTTGAGCTTCGCTTTAATCCTGAGCAAGAGTTTAATGAACGTAAATACAGTGCTCATAAACGAGAACTGCGCAAAATTTTCGAGCAGGTCAGCAATCTTGATCAGGATAAAATTGTTAACAAATATCTTGAAGTGATTGATGCGACCTTACGTACTAACTTCTATCAGAAAGCAGAAGATGGTAAAGATAAGAGCTATATCTCCTTCAAATTAAAACCCTCTATTATTACTGGTATCCCAAAGCCGGTGCCTATGTTTGAAATCTTTGTCTACTCGCCACGTGTAGAAGGTGTTCACTTGCGTGGTGGTAAAGTGGCTCGCGGTGGTTTGCGCTGGTCAGATCGTCGAGAAGATTTCCGTACCGAAGTCTTAGGGCTGGTCAAAGCCCAGCAAGTAAAAAATTCAGTAATTGTCCCAGTAGGTGCTAAAGGTGGCTTTGTTTGTAAGCAGTTACCTACAACTGGCGGCCGTGATGCATTCTTTGCAGAAGGCGTAGAGTGCTATAAAACCTTTATTAGAGCTTTGTTGGATATTACTGATAACTATGTGTCTGACAAGCTGGTTCAGCCGAAGGATGTTGTGATTCATGATGAACCAGATCCTTACTTAGTTGTAGCGGCGGATAAAGGAACTGCAACCTTCTCTGATATTGCCAACGGTATTTCACTTGAGTACGGCCACTGGCTAGGCGATGCATTTGCTTCGGGCGGCAGTAATGGTTATGACCATAAGGCTATGGGTATTACCGCCAAGGGGGCCTGGGAGTCAGTAAAACGTAATTTCCGCGAGATGGGAATTGATTGCCAGAGCGAAGACTTTACAGTAGTCGGCTGTGGCGATATGTCGGGTGATGTGTTCGGTAATGGTATGCTGCTCTCCAAGCATATTCGCTTGCAGGTCGCCTTTAACCACATGCATATTTTTGTTGACCCTAATCCAGATGCGGCAGCCTCATATAAAGAGCGTGAGCGCCTATTCAATTTGCCTCGATCTGGTTGGAATGACTATAACTCATCCTTAATTTCTAAGGGTGGTGGTGTCTTTGAGCGAAGTGCCAAGTCCATCAGTTTAACTCCAGAAATGAAAGAAATGCTGGGTGTTAAAGCTAAGGCATTGTCTCCAAATGAATTTATCCATGCCGCCTTAAAAATGAAAGTCGATTTATTCTGGAATGGTGGTATTGGCACTTACCTGAAATCCTCAAAAGAGACTCACGCTGATGTTGGTGATAGAGCCAATGATAGTGTGCGCGTTAATGGCTCTGAAATGAAGGCGAGGGTGGTGGGTGAGGGTGGTAACTTAGGTTGCACTCAGCTTGGCCGAATTGAGTATATGCTTAATGGTGGTCGAGCTAACACCGATTTTATTGATAATGCGGGCGGTGTGAACTGTTCAGATAATGAAGTCAACATCAAGATTCTGCTTAATGGTGTTATGGCTGAACATAACATGACTGAAAAGCAGCGCAATACGTTATTGGCAAAAATGACTGATGAAGTGTCGGAGATCGTGATTGAAGATAATTACCGCCAGATTCAGTCGATAAGTATTACAGAGTCACGTGCACCAAGCATGGTTAAAGAGCATATGCGCTTTGTTAATGCCCTCGAAAAAGATGTTCAGCTAGATCGCGAACTGGAGTATTTGCCGAGCGATGAGGAAATGCTTGAGCGTGAGTCAAAAGGACAGGGGCTTACAAGGGCTGAACTGTCGGTATTACTTGCATACGGTAAAATGCAGCTTAAAGATTCATTGCGTATTCCTGAAGTCAGCGAAGAAAAATATTTCGAGCGTTATTTAGTTGAGTATTTCCCTAAGCCTTTGCGCGCGAAATACGCCGATGTCATGGCTAAACATCCTCTACGTGACGAAATTATTGCCATGTGTGTGGCCAATGAAATGGTCAACCTGATGGGCACTAACTTTGCTTTTCGTGTCATTGATGAAGTAGGCGCAAATATTGGTGAAGTTGCTCAATGCTATGCGATGGCTAAAGAAACATTCGATATGCAAGGGCTTTGGAGCAGCATTGAAGCACTTGATAACAAGGTTCCGGCCAATGTCCAAATTCAGATGATGTTCCAGGCACGTCGAATCGTGCGCCGGGCAACACGCTGGTTTGTGCGTAACCGCCGTAAGGATCAGACGATTGCAGAGGTTGTGGAGTACTTCCGCGATGGCGTTGTTGAGTTACAGCGTAATGTCCATAAAACGTTGGAATCAAAAGAAGCTCAAGGTATTGAAAGAGAAGCGCAGCAACTTATTGCTCAGGGAGTTCCCGAGAAGCTTGCGCGTAAGGTTTCATTATTGAGCACTATGTTCTCGGCCATGGATATTATTGAATTGGCGAAACAGTATGATTTACCGATTCTGTTAGTGGCTGAAGTCTACTACAAACTTGGTGCGGAAATTAATCTACATTGGTTCTTAACACAAATCATTGCACAACCTGTATTGAACCATTGGCAGGCATTTGCTCGTTCGGCTTTCAGAGAAGAGCTTGATTATCAACAACGAAATCTGATTGAAGCGGTCTTGCCTCTGACCAACAAGTATAAGTCTGCGGATACCAGAATTAAGCACTTCCTGGCTGAGCATGATGATCTGCTGTCTCGTTGGCAAGAAATGGTGACTGATTTTAGGCAGAGTAGTACGCATGAGTTCTCCAAGTTTTCGGTAGCTCTCCGCGAACTGCAAATTTTGGTACAACGAAGTCATCGCTTGATTAAGTAA
- a CDS encoding efflux RND transporter permease subunit, whose translation MTKNKLETLVSKIFFSKRTLWISLFAVFTVIMAYFVTQLRVDASFEKNIPLKHEYMQTYLEYQEQFGGANRVLVALEDKSGNIFNTTFFEALNETTGRVAGISGVNQPQVESLFTPNIRYIEASEQGLEGGPVIPARFDGSERALNQVRENILKAGIVGRLVSNEFESAMVSAQLLSEYNPTGDEVTADDGDQMVQTDFVRVAHDLEQIRTDIEAKYPNVEVHIIGFSKMIGDVSDAAGGVIVFFLIALAITALLVYWYSRSLKLTLLPILTSIIAVVWQLGILTALGYGIDPMSILVPFLIFAIGVSHGVQMINGVQHNVAHGMKTYNAAIAACATLIVPGGVALISDTVGFLTLQLIEIDIIRELAVTASIGVAVLILTNLLLLPLLLSYTHFSDKFVQGVRKREQAREKWWKIIAGFARKPVSTIVIVVGLLLGIIGYWQSLNMKVGDLQAGAPTLRQDSTYNQDNKYITETYAIGTDVIYVLAKTKADGCTYFDIMNNIDQFQWEMNNVKGVQSTISLPQVAKVVNGMLSEGNLKWKILPKDEAVLVQSISRVETGTGLLNSNCSIMPVMVFLDDHKAETIERLVSAVKEFQQSIFEPKKEEVLTQIQPLIDEIDGANESVIISEVNDYLYSLSRGGELVLPSEPNSSEETDNSESEVSGDTSNDYPSVLSSKTGLGAEQANILLIKLNEQILDAGVLDLNFLLATGPVGVMAATNEAVSEAQIPMMIWVYLAVTLLCLISFRSVRGTICVILPLVVVSFLAQALMSWLNIGLTVATLPVIALGVGIGVDYGIYIFSRMVGFIRSGMSVADAYFETLKLTGNAVLFTGLTLAIGVSTWLMSDLQFQADMGIMLTFMFLVNMLGAIILLPALAALLYRR comes from the coding sequence ATGACAAAGAACAAATTAGAAACATTAGTTTCAAAGATTTTCTTCTCAAAGCGAACGCTGTGGATTAGCTTGTTTGCAGTCTTCACAGTGATCATGGCGTATTTTGTGACGCAGTTGCGAGTGGATGCCAGTTTTGAGAAAAACATCCCCTTAAAACATGAGTACATGCAAACTTACCTTGAATATCAAGAGCAGTTCGGGGGAGCGAACCGTGTGCTGGTAGCGCTTGAAGATAAGAGTGGGAATATATTCAATACCACTTTCTTCGAGGCGTTAAATGAAACAACCGGTCGGGTGGCTGGTATATCTGGGGTTAACCAACCTCAAGTTGAATCTCTATTTACTCCGAATATTAGATATATTGAAGCGAGCGAGCAGGGACTTGAAGGTGGGCCTGTCATTCCAGCACGTTTTGATGGTTCTGAGCGTGCGCTAAACCAGGTTCGTGAAAATATTTTAAAAGCAGGGATTGTCGGCCGACTCGTTTCCAATGAGTTTGAATCGGCAATGGTCTCTGCTCAACTACTATCTGAATATAATCCAACCGGTGACGAAGTTACTGCGGACGATGGTGATCAGATGGTACAGACTGACTTTGTCCGTGTGGCTCACGATTTAGAGCAAATTAGAACCGATATTGAAGCAAAATATCCTAATGTAGAAGTGCATATTATTGGCTTCTCTAAAATGATTGGTGATGTGAGTGACGCTGCAGGTGGTGTGATTGTATTCTTCCTGATTGCGCTGGCAATTACCGCTTTGCTTGTTTATTGGTATTCTCGCTCCCTAAAGTTAACTCTACTACCGATTCTGACATCGATTATTGCAGTGGTATGGCAATTAGGTATTTTAACTGCTTTAGGCTACGGCATCGATCCAATGTCGATTCTGGTTCCATTTTTGATTTTTGCCATCGGTGTCAGCCATGGCGTGCAGATGATCAATGGTGTACAGCATAATGTTGCCCATGGCATGAAAACCTACAATGCTGCTATTGCAGCATGTGCCACGTTAATTGTTCCAGGCGGCGTTGCCTTGATCAGTGATACGGTGGGCTTCTTAACCCTACAATTGATCGAAATTGATATCATTCGTGAGTTAGCAGTAACTGCCAGCATTGGTGTTGCAGTGTTAATCTTGACCAACCTGCTTCTGCTACCCCTTCTGTTGTCATATACCCATTTCTCTGACAAGTTTGTGCAAGGTGTTAGAAAGCGTGAACAAGCTCGTGAAAAGTGGTGGAAAATAATTGCAGGATTTGCCCGTAAGCCAGTATCAACCATTGTTATAGTAGTTGGGCTTTTGTTAGGTATTATAGGTTATTGGCAGTCACTTAATATGAAAGTTGGTGATTTGCAGGCTGGCGCACCTACATTAAGACAAGATTCAACCTATAACCAAGACAATAAATATATCACTGAAACCTACGCTATAGGTACTGATGTCATTTATGTCTTAGCGAAGACAAAGGCTGATGGCTGTACCTACTTCGATATCATGAACAACATTGATCAGTTCCAGTGGGAAATGAACAATGTTAAAGGTGTTCAGTCCACTATCAGCTTACCGCAGGTCGCCAAAGTAGTGAATGGCATGCTGAGCGAAGGTAATTTGAAGTGGAAAATCTTACCGAAAGATGAAGCGGTGCTGGTTCAGTCGATTAGTCGTGTTGAGACCGGCACTGGTTTGCTGAACTCCAACTGTAGCATTATGCCAGTCATGGTCTTCCTTGATGATCATAAAGCAGAGACAATTGAGCGGTTGGTGTCGGCGGTTAAAGAGTTCCAACAATCAATCTTTGAACCAAAGAAAGAAGAGGTGTTAACTCAAATTCAACCTCTTATAGACGAGATTGATGGTGCTAATGAATCAGTAATCATTTCGGAAGTTAATGACTATCTATATAGCTTATCTAGAGGAGGAGAGTTGGTACTCCCTTCCGAGCCTAACTCTTCCGAAGAAACAGATAATAGTGAATCGGAAGTTAGCGGTGATACATCTAATGATTATCCATCAGTCTTAAGTTCCAAGACGGGACTTGGGGCGGAGCAAGCCAATATACTACTTATTAAACTAAACGAGCAGATACTTGATGCTGGAGTATTAGATCTTAATTTCTTACTGGCAACTGGCCCTGTAGGGGTTATGGCTGCGACTAATGAAGCGGTTTCAGAAGCCCAGATCCCTATGATGATATGGGTTTATTTGGCGGTGACGTTGTTATGTTTAATTAGTTTCCGCTCAGTGCGCGGGACCATTTGTGTGATACTGCCGTTGGTTGTGGTTTCTTTCCTGGCACAGGCATTGATGTCCTGGCTAAACATTGGGTTGACCGTTGCTACCTTACCAGTTATTGCACTTGGGGTCGGTATTGGTGTTGATTATGGTATTTACATCTTCTCGCGAATGGTCGGCTTTATCCGTTCGGGTATGAGTGTTGCTGATGCTTATTTTGAGACCTTAAAGCTAACCGGCAACGCGGTTCTGTTTACAGGTCTTACCCTGGCAATTGGTGTTAGCACCTGGTTAATGTCTGATCTGCAGTTCCAAGCAGATATGGGCATAATGCTGACGTTCATGTTCTTAGTGAACATGTTAGGGGCAATTATACTTCTACCTGCTTTAGCGGCTCTGTTATATCGTCGCTAA
- a CDS encoding WD40/YVTN/BNR-like repeat-containing protein: MKAITKYAFPLVLLVITAFASSCLEAKPALIADKAAKSLLLDIVKLPSGRLVTVGERGHILLSDDSGVEWRQVPVPTREPLTAVDFLDDKHGIAVGFSQTVLLTNDGGESWQLSHQEESYEQPALFDVQFITEDLIVAVGSYGLYLESADAGESWEPREIEGLADYYGYFSHFYSFKKVTEDYWVIAGEKYIDSIDDDGFETSSALVAETRDGGETWQKLATPYDGSFFGVQLDDAGNLYVYGLRGNLYISKDQGQSWQGQFLSTASGFHDMAIIDTDRWVLVGTGGVLVYKTLTSTDIKKRRDLKGRTAVVFVDEDTLIIVGEGGVERLSLTQQ, from the coding sequence ATGAAAGCTATCACTAAGTATGCATTTCCTTTGGTGCTATTGGTCATCACAGCTTTTGCTTCTTCGTGCTTGGAAGCTAAACCTGCGTTAATCGCTGATAAAGCAGCAAAGTCATTGTTGTTGGATATTGTAAAGCTACCATCCGGTCGTTTAGTAACGGTAGGAGAGCGTGGTCACATTCTTCTATCAGATGACAGCGGCGTTGAATGGCGACAAGTGCCTGTGCCAACTCGTGAGCCTCTAACGGCAGTCGACTTTTTAGATGATAAGCATGGTATTGCTGTAGGGTTTAGCCAAACTGTTTTGTTAACCAACGATGGCGGTGAAAGTTGGCAGTTAAGCCATCAGGAAGAGTCTTACGAACAGCCCGCACTATTTGATGTACAGTTTATTACTGAAGATTTGATTGTTGCGGTTGGTTCATATGGTTTATACCTGGAGTCAGCTGATGCTGGTGAGTCTTGGGAACCCCGTGAAATAGAAGGCCTAGCCGATTATTATGGTTATTTCAGCCATTTTTATTCGTTTAAGAAAGTCACTGAAGATTATTGGGTTATTGCGGGTGAGAAGTACATCGATAGCATCGATGATGATGGCTTTGAAACAAGTTCTGCATTAGTCGCTGAAACCCGTGATGGTGGCGAGACTTGGCAAAAATTAGCCACTCCTTATGATGGTTCATTTTTTGGAGTTCAATTAGATGACGCTGGTAACCTTTATGTGTATGGCCTTCGGGGCAATCTCTACATTTCAAAAGACCAGGGACAATCTTGGCAGGGCCAGTTTTTGAGTACTGCTTCCGGATTCCACGACATGGCCATTATCGACACTGATCGTTGGGTGCTCGTAGGAACTGGCGGTGTTCTTGTTTATAAAACATTAACCTCAACAGATATTAAAAAGCGCCGTGATTTGAAGGGGCGTACTGCGGTGGTTTTTGTAGATGAGGACACTCTGATTATTGTTGGCGAGGGTGGTGTTGAGCGCTTAAGTCTCACTCAACAGTAA
- a CDS encoding DUF1329 domain-containing protein, whose product MAKMMNKWLLAGAVVSALCSSVASAKVSADKAAQLGGDVYTPMGSIRAGNEDGSIPAWAGGITEDMIPEGYQVGDHHPDPFADDEKLFTIDASNYQQYQEHLTVGQVALLKAYPDRFKMHVYPTRRSASYPQHVLDAVKANATRAELIQEGNGIKGASVGIPFPFPENGLQLIWNSITRYRGVSVEREVGQAAPLPDGSYVLVKLRDELHHIYNEPDMTPEKLEEGNVLFLFRQNVTAPARLAGTALLVHETMDQVKEPRKAWTYNTGQRRVRRAPNVAYDAPGTASDGLRTTDDFDMFNGAPDRYNWTIKGKKEIYIPYNTYKLHSDEVTYDEIIKPGVINSDLVRYEKHRVWVLEANLKDDTRHQYKKRVFYIDEDSWQIAAEEMYDERGELWRVAQAYLVNYYDVPTLWSTLEAYYDLPSGRYLVIGLDNQENMYNFNAEFSGSHFTPSALRRAGRR is encoded by the coding sequence ATGGCTAAAATGATGAATAAATGGTTATTGGCAGGTGCAGTCGTTTCGGCTTTATGCTCAAGCGTTGCATCAGCTAAAGTTTCAGCAGATAAGGCTGCGCAATTAGGCGGAGATGTCTATACACCCATGGGCTCAATTCGTGCAGGCAATGAAGATGGTTCGATTCCTGCATGGGCGGGTGGTATCACTGAAGACATGATTCCAGAAGGCTATCAGGTTGGTGATCATCACCCTGACCCATTCGCAGACGATGAAAAGCTGTTTACAATTGATGCTTCTAATTATCAGCAATACCAAGAGCATTTAACGGTTGGTCAAGTAGCTTTATTAAAAGCTTATCCAGACCGTTTCAAAATGCACGTTTACCCTACTCGTCGTAGTGCTTCTTACCCTCAGCATGTTCTTGATGCTGTTAAAGCTAATGCGACTCGTGCGGAGTTAATTCAAGAGGGTAATGGTATTAAAGGTGCTTCAGTCGGTATCCCATTCCCATTTCCTGAGAATGGCCTGCAGTTAATCTGGAACTCTATTACACGTTATCGTGGTGTTTCTGTTGAGCGTGAAGTAGGTCAAGCTGCACCGCTTCCGGACGGTAGTTATGTGTTGGTTAAACTTAGAGATGAGCTTCACCATATTTATAACGAGCCTGATATGACTCCGGAGAAGTTGGAAGAGGGTAACGTTCTATTCTTGTTCCGTCAAAACGTAACAGCTCCAGCGCGCTTAGCTGGTACCGCATTATTGGTTCACGAAACTATGGACCAGGTGAAAGAGCCGCGTAAGGCTTGGACTTATAATACGGGTCAGCGTCGTGTTCGTCGTGCTCCGAATGTAGCTTATGATGCACCAGGTACTGCTTCTGATGGTCTACGTACTACTGATGACTTTGATATGTTCAACGGTGCACCAGATCGTTATAACTGGACGATTAAAGGCAAAAAAGAAATCTATATTCCGTATAACACTTATAAGTTGCATTCCGATGAAGTGACTTATGATGAGATTATCAAGCCTGGTGTCATTAACTCTGATCTGGTTCGCTATGAAAAACACCGTGTGTGGGTTTTAGAAGCTAACCTGAAAGATGATACCCGCCATCAATACAAGAAGCGTGTTTTCTATATTGATGAAGATAGCTGGCAGATAGCTGCTGAAGAAATGTATGACGAGCGTGGAGAGTTATGGCGTGTTGCTCAAGCATACTTGGTTAACTACTATGATGTTCCAACATTATGGTCAACTCTTGAAGCATATTATGATCTTCCATCAGGCCGTTATTTGGTGATTGGTCTAGATAATCAGGAGAATATGTATAACTTCAATGCTGAGTTTAGTGGCTCACACTTTACTCCTTCGGCACTACGTCGCGCCGGTAGACGCTAG